ATTGGCATTTGGGAGGAGAGAAAAGTTTTTGGATCTCGAGGGCAGAGTCTTAAGGAAGAGATAATGGGAAAGCATACGGAAACTGGTAACCGAAATGGGAAGCAAGTTAGCGCTAAACTGGTAAAATATTGCTCTTCCGTCATGAATACCGAGTTATGTTCATAAATAGTCTGGCCAAGTGCTCTTTCAGTCACCtatttcattattcttttcaacAGAAACAATCAGCCAGCGAGTCATTGGATAAAATAGTTTCTGGTTACCAAGTTGTTTTTGGAAGTGAGGTAGATGAAGATGTAGTACTAAGCAGATGCAGCAATTCTATTAGCTATCTTGAGAAACTGGACAAACAAATTGGCGCTGATGTCAATTCAGGTACTTTAGCTTGTACATTGTTGATTATTTTAGCTTATTcgttcttaattatttttactgcATATTCTGTATTGTATGATTTCTCTCCTGTTATTCGTTCTGAAGTTCAGGAACTAATTAACCTTCGGTGtaatgttttcattttttcccctCCGCCTCCACCTGACATCCGACCACCTCAGACTCAGATcgccaaaaaggaaaaaaggtttctggaagagagaaaaaaaaaaaaatgtttttgaagaACTAAGCACGCGAATAATTGGAAAAAGGTTTTGGTGCCTTCTTATCACAGGGGCCTACAAATTGTTGAACATTCTTTTCTCTTATGTGGTTTTACTCCTTAGTTATGATGCAAATTTCGTGTGCTGTGTATTCCCAAGAGATCCTTGTTCTCAATTATGTTGAGACGTTTTCGGAGGAgctttatagttttttttaactacACAGGGCAATACCATGGAACTTCAATTGCAGAGGATCTGCGGGGACATCATACCATTTTGAGGGACTGCATTGAACAACTAAGAGCAGTTGAAACATCAAGGGCGAGTCTCGTGTCTCATCTGAGAGAGGCTCTTCAAGAACAGGTATTTTGACATCTTGTTGGAGAAAAATCAAGGTCACAATTATTCGAAGTAAACCTTAAAACTCtatctttaaatataaatttcttaTATTCAGGAATTCAAATTGGAGCGAGTCAGAAATCAACTTCAGGTTTGCATTTCTGTTTCACAACTCCTTGGAGTATGGACTCGctgattcttttttgttttgatgatTAATTGGTTTAGATTAACCCTATACGAAAACTCCGTTGTTTTGTGTGGTTGGTTCAATTTTTACATGAAACTAACTGTTCTTGTCGCCAGTTGAAACTCATCCCCAGTCATTCGTTTCcgttttaaaattcacaaaccAAACCTTGATAATGCTAGGGAATGTGATCCCATGGCATGGGCTTTTCATATTTGTGTCGGACGAACCATATTCAATATGAGCGAGTTGATATAAATTATGTAGGGATTCCTTGTATCTACCTTCCCAAGATtgcatgaatttatttatgaagCCTCTATTTTACTGCATTAGAGTTGATGAAGATCATGCTAATTAATTCATTCCCTGTGTTAATGGATTGGAGAGCAACTGTATAAGTGTTACAAAGAGCCTTATGCTTAgcttaaagaagaagaaaaataaaaaggagaaGTTAGTTTCTCATAGGATGATAATGAGTCAAGAAATctgttaatatatttattttaaaaagaattgaattaGTTACCAAACAACTCtgtttttcaaaaactaagaAACCAAAGCTGAACGATTTATAATtctggttttttgtttttagcttAAATAGTCGAGCTAACCCATGACGTGTCATTGGCTTAATGTATATTAA
The Cucurbita pepo subsp. pepo cultivar mu-cu-16 unplaced genomic scaffold, ASM280686v2 Cp4.1_scaffold001962, whole genome shotgun sequence genome window above contains:
- the LOC111786555 gene encoding regulation of nuclear pre-mRNA domain-containing protein 1A-like, whose product is MNKAKQVVETWDKQFHCSPHDQRLAYLYLANDILQNSRRKGSEFVGEFWKVLPDALRDVIENGDDFGRNAALRLIGIWEERKVFGSRGQSLKEEIMGKHTETGNRNGKQVSAKLKQSASESLDKIVSGYQVVFGSEVDEDVVLSRCSNSISYLEKLDKQIGADVNSGQYHGTSIAEDLRGHHTILRDCIEQLRAVETSRASLVSHLREALQEQEFKLERVRNQLQVCISVSQLLGVWTR